ATAACCTATTCTTTCAAAAGAACTTCCTTCTTTTAAATCTAACTCTAGATTTTTTTTATATTCCTCAATCTCTTTAGATTTTCCTAAGAAAAAATCATATTCCTCTTGAGAAACACCTATCTCTTTAGGTGTTTCTTGAAGAATATTTAGTAAAATAGATCTAGATTTTATCGTTGGAAGAACATTTAATCCTGTTGAAGTTAGAATAAAAAAACTTCCTTTATTTGGTTCTTCTATTAGTTTTAACAGAGCATTTGCTGATTCTTTTCTTAATTTTTCAACGTCCCTTATTATATAAACTTTCCTTTTACCTTCATAAGATGTTGTAGAATCTTTATATGCCAATTCTCTAATTTTTTCAATTTTAATCCCTGTAATATCATCTAAAATTTCTAAGTCTCCATGAGTTTCACTCTCAATTCTAATACAACTTTCACAAATATCACAAAAATCGTCTTCATAGTTATTACAGTTTAAACTTTTAGCAAAAGATTTAGCAAATTTTTTCAAAAGTTCTCTATCTACTCCATAAAATAAATAGGTACCTGCCTCTCTATTAAACCTTAATTCTTTTTGTAAAAATTCAATAGCTTTTTTATTGGAGTTTAAATCTTTAAACATTATCTCTCGGCCTTTTCAATCTTTCTTAAAATAGAGATTTGATCTAGAGCCATTCCAGCTCCCTTAACTACACTTTCTAATGGAGCCTCTGCTAATCTTACATTTAAAGAAGTATGTTTTGATATTAATTCTGGGAAGTTTCTAATTAAAGAACCTCCACCTGCCATAACTATTCCTCTATCAATAATATCAGCTGCTAATTCTGGTGGAGTCTTTTCTAAAACATCTTTTACACAAGTTACTATTTCCATTAAAGAATCCATAATTGCTTCTCTTATTTCTTCTGATCCAACTGTTACTGATTTTGGAAGTCCTGTTATTAAATCTCTACCTTTGATTGTCATTGTTTCTTCTTCTGTTAAAGGAATAGCTGTTCCTATTTGCATTTTTATGCTTTCTGCAGTCTTATCTCCAATTAAAAGAGTATGTGTCTTCTTTATATATTTAATTATATCCATATCAAAGTTGTTTCCAGCTGTTCTTATTGTTTTACTTACAACTGTTCCACCTAATGATATTACTGCTACGTCTGTAGATCCTCCGCCAATATCAACTATCATATTTCCTTCTGGTGCTGATATATCTATTCCTGATCCTAACGCTGCTGCTCTTGCCTCTTCTATTAAGTAAGCTTTTTTAGCTCCTGCAGAAAGAGTTGCTTCTAAAACAGCTCTTTTTTCTACTCCTGTAACATCTATAGGTACGCAAATCATAACTTCTGGCATAAATAAAGAATATTTTCCAAATACTTTTTTTATAAAATATTTTATCATTGCTTCTGTTATATCATAATCAGCTATAACTCCTTCACTTAAAGGTTTAACTGCAACTATAGAGTCTGGTGTTTTTCCTAGCATATCTTTAGCTTCGTTTCCAACTGCTAAAACTTTTCTGCTCTCTCTTTCTACAGCTACTACTGATGGTTCATTTAATATTATTTTTCCATGTTTTTTACTATAAACTAATGTATTTGCCGTTCCCAAGTCTATACCTATACTTCTACTAAATCCAGGTAGTTTCAATTTGAATCCCACTTAATATCACTCCTTAACCTAAGTTTATTTCCACTATTTTATTTATTTCATCTATTTTTCCTTCGACGTAAAGTGCTCCAATTAAAGCTTCAAAAGCTGTCGCATCTTTATATTCCATAATACTACATGATTTAGGAAAAGTTTTTATATTACTATTTTTTGCTCTGTTTACTAATGTCATTTTATCTTCATCTAACTCATTTATGATATTTTTTAAATATCTACTTTGAGCTTGAGCATTTACATGCTCTTTTACGAGTTTATTTAAATTTTTTATATTATATCCCTTATTTATAAAATATGTTCTAATAGAAAGTTCCCACACTGAATCACCTAAATATGCTAAAACTAATCCATTGGCTTCACGCACGTTTAAATTGACCATGTTGTTTTTTCCTTTCCATCCTTTATTTTAATTCCCATCTCTAACAGTCTATCTCTTACTTTATCAGAAAAAGCCCAGTCTTTATTATCTCTAGCTTCTCTTCTTAATTCAAGTAAAAACTCTATTAGCTCAGTTGTCATATCTCCAACTTGAACTTCCACTTTTAGTAAAACTCCTAACACTTCTTCCATAACAACTCTAATATAATCAACTGTATCTTCTATAACTTCAAATCCTGCTTTTGAAATTTTTTCTTCTTCTAAAGCCTTATTCAATTCTTTTACAAGTTCGAATACTGCTCCTATTCCTCCTGCAGTATTGAAATCTTCATCCATACATTTTACAAATTTGTCTTTTGAACTATCTAATACAACTTTTAAATCTGTTAAATCTACTCCACCTTCAATTGGTTTTGATGTTAACTTTTCTTTACCTCTTGCCACTGCATTTTCTATTCTTTCTAAACCAGCTTTACTTTGAATTAACTCATTGTCTGAAAAATCAATTGGTTTTCTATAGTGAGAACTTAGTATAAAGAATCTTACAACTCTTCCTTCAAATTGTTCTAAAACCTCTCTTAATAAGAAGAAATTTCCTAAAGATTTTGACATCTTTTCACCTTTTATATTAATATATCCATTATGAATCCAATATCTAGCGAAATCTCCTCCTGTTCCACATTTAGATTGAGCAATTTCATTTTCATGGTGCGGGAATATTAAATCTTGACCTCCTCCGTGAATATCAAATGTTGCTCCTAAATATTTATTTGACATTGCAGAACACTCAATATGCCATCCAGGTCTACCTTTTCCCCAAGGTGAATTCCAATATGGTTCTCCATCTTTAGCTTTTTTCCATAGAGCAAAGTCTAGTGGATCTTTTTTTATTTCTGAAACATCTATTCTAGCTCCACTTTTTAAATCGTCAATACTTTGTCCTGAAAGCTCTCCATACTCTTTTTTATAACTATTTATATCAAAATATACATCTCCTTGAGATTCATAAGCGTATCCTTTTTCTATTAAAGTTTTTATTATTTTTATCATTTCGCCTATATGCTCTGTAGCTTTAGGTCTTATCATTCCTTCTTCTTTTAAGTTAACCTTTGAAGTATCTTCAAAATATGCATCTATATATTTTTTTGCTATATCTTGTAATGTTACTCCTTCTTCATTAGCTTTTTTTATCATTTTGTCATCTACATCTGTAAAGTTTTGAACATATTTTACTTTATATCCTCTAAACTCAAAATATCTTCTCACAGTATCAAAAAATATAGCTGGTCTTGCATTTCCTATATGAATATAGTTATAAACTGTTGGACCACATACATACATTGAAACTTCGCCCTCTTTTAGAGGTTTAAATATTTCTAGTTCACCTTTAAGAGTATTATATATTTTTAACATTTTATATCCTCCTATTTAATTGCTTTTAATAGATTGACTGCTGTTTTTTCATCTATATTTGTGCTTATTTTCAATCTACCATTTTCTGCTAATCCTTTTAATTCTGTACTACCTATAACCTTATCTTTTACTTTTATGTCTACATATCCTGCTACAAATTGTGCTTCATCTATATTTGTTTTAAATAGTTCATTTTTTGGTAAATGAACTAACTTAGAATCATCTTTAGGTTCATTTATATAAACTTTTGATGCAAGATTTTCTATAAAACTATTTCTAAAGAAATAATTCAAGAAAAATAAAAACGATCTCAACTCCGCATCTCTTGTACTTCTTAAATAAAGTTTATTTTTCTCAATAATTCTCTCTCCAGATAAACCATCTTTTGAAATATCATTAAAACTTTTTATGATATCATTTTTTCCACCAATATTAGCTGTTAAAGTTACATCTTCTTCCTTGCTAACATCACCTGTTAATACAAATTCATTAAATCCACCTAAAGGATTCTTTGCTAAATTTAATACTAACATTCCTAAATTATTATTTTTTTCTCTATCTAAAATTTTCAAAATGTTTTGATTAAAATATTTCTCACTTTTTAAAACATTTTCAATATCTTTCTCTTTTTTTCCAATTAAAAAATTTCCTTTTTCAATCTTTAAATATACTTTTTCATTATTTGAATATTTTTTTCTATATTCTTCTTTTAAAACATAAAAATCATTAACTTTATCAAAATAATTTTCTACCTTCATGGCTACAATTGGGTAAATATATCCAAAATCTATTATTCCAACACATGATTTTTTATCAGATATAAAACTACTATCAGATATAATATAAAAACCTTTTATATTATCCAATCCTTTTTGGATTTTTGAGTCAACATTAAAGTCAGCTTTATTTAAAAGATTAATCACATTGGAGAAATCTTTATGGTTTATATCTTCATTTATATATGCAACATTTACTCTGTCACTTAAATAAACTCTTGGATTTTCTTTAGTGGCATAGAAAATTCCAGCTAAAACACCAACAATAGAAAATACTCCTAGAGTTATTTTTAAACTTTTTTTCATCGGTACTCCTTTTAATAAATTTATCTACTTTTTTTTATTCTATGTAATTCATTCAGTACTAAATCTATTTTTTCATTTTTACATGATCCCGATGCAAATCTAACTTTCACAATCTCTTTCTTTTCAATTAGAACTTCTTGACCATCATTTCTGAATTGTTCTAATTTTTTTATTATATCTCCAGATGGACTAACTGCAAAACTTCCACCCCAGAAATTTACACCATCTTCTACTCCCACTCTGTTAACCATGACAACAAAACAAGCATTACTAACTGCTGTAGCTTTACAAATTGATTCCCATAAATTTTCTATTTCTAATCCTTTACTCGTCATTCTTGTAGGACTATTTGTTATTGTAAAAATAACTTGAGCTCCATCTTGAGCTAATATATATGAATTACTCTGATGGAAAATATCTTCACAGATTAACATTCCTACCTTACCAAACTTTGTATCAAAAGCTCTTACACTTTCTCCTTCTTTAAAGTATCTTCCTTCATCAAAAAGTCCATAAGTTGGTAAATAAACTTTTCTATGTTTATGTTTTAATTCTCCACCTTCTAAATAAAAAGCTGTATTATAGTGATATAAATCTTCTCCTAATTCTACCGCTCCAAATATTATTGATATTTTTTTAGACAGTTCTAGTAATTCTTTAGGAACTTCGTTTATAGCAACATCATAAACCATTTCTTCCAATAAATATCCTGTTAAAGATAGCTCTGGAAATACAACTATATCAGTTTTTTTTAATATTTCCTCTTCTACTATCTGTATTATTCTTTCTAAATTTTTCTTTGTATCCCCTAATATTGGCTTTGTTTGAGCTAAAAAAACTTTCATTTCCCTCTCCTTCTTAATTTTAAAGAAATTTTAAATCTTCAATTGTCGTAACTTTTATATTATCGTAGTCACCTATTATAACTTTTACTCTTCCACCTATTCTTTCTACTAAAGATGAATCATCTGTTCCTAAAAATTTTTCTAACCGAGCCTTTTTATAAGCTTCTTTTAAAATTTTCCCTCTAAATATTTGTGGCGTGTGAACTGCTATAAACTCATCTCTTTTTGGCGTTTCTATAACTTCACCCATTGAATTAATTCTCTTTATTGTATCTTTCAAAGGAACTCCTACTACCACTCCATCTATGTAAATATTTTCATCTAATATATTTAAGGCTTCTGAAAAATATTTTTCTTTTAAAAACGGCCTTACACCGTCCTGTACTCCTATTATACTATTATCTTCACAATATTCCAACGCATTTTCTATAGAGTACTGTCTTTCTTCTCCACCTTTTACAACTTTTGAGACTTTTAATAAATTATTTATTTTACATAATTCTTTTACAAATTCTACAGATTCATTTCCAGTAACTACAATTACCTCTTCTATATATCTGCTTTTTTCAGCTGTTTCCAAAACATTTAGAAATAGTGGTTTCCCATTTATTTCTAAAAATTGTTTTGGATATCCTAAATTCATTCTTTTTCCAACACCTGCAGCTGCTACAATAAGAGTTATTTTAGAGTTACCACTGTACATCCAATTCCTCCCTCGTTATGCCCACCAGCTCTAAAGCTTTTAACATATCTCGATGTCTTTAAAAATTCCATTATCCCTGTTCTTAAAGCTCCTGTTCCTTTTCCATGAATTACATATATCTCAGTGTATCCATTCATTAATGCTCTATCCATATATGTTTCTAATTCATAAATTCCTTCATCTACTAGCTTTCCTCTTAAATCTACTTCATTTTTTACTCTAGTTTTTGAATGAGCATTTATAGGTCTATATTCTTTTTTCTTTGGTTCTACTACAGTTTTAACATCATCCATTGAAACTTCTAATTTTAATATTCCAGCTTGAATATTTAACGTTTCTTTATTTAGGTTTATCTTATTTACAATTGCATATTGATTTAAACTATTTACAAATATTCTATCTCCAACTTTGTAATCTATTTTTCTTGCTACTTTTGGTTTTATTTCTACATTTTCTGTTTTCTCTTCTTGTAATGATGTTCTAAGCATATTTAATTTCTTTTGAACTTCTTTCATATCTTCTTTAGTTTTATCTTCTTTTTGAATTTTACTAACTAAAGCAGCAGCTTTATTTTGCATATCTCTCATCATTAATTCTGCTTTTTCATAAGCTTCTTTTAAAATTTTATTTTTTTCTTTTTCTAGTACTCTTAATTTTTCTTCATACTCTTCTTTATCTTTTTGAGCTTGAGCTTTTAAAGCTTCAACTTCTTCTTGCTTTGATTCTAATTCTATAGACTTATCTTTTATATTAGAAATCATTTTCTCAACTTTTTTATCCTCATCACTTATATAGCTTTTAGCTCTTTCTATAATTGCATCTGAAACACCCAATCTTTTAGCTATTGTTAAGGCATTACTTTCTCCTGGAACACCAATTAAAAGTCTGTAAGTTGGAGATAAAGTTTCTACATTAAACTCCATTGAAGCTGTTTCTATATCAACTTCATTGTAACCATAAGCTTTTACCTCACTATAGTGAGTAGTTATCATTGACTTACATTTTCTGTCTTTTAAATAATCTATTACAGCCATTGCAAATGCTGACCCTTCCATTGGATCTGTTCCTGAACCTAATTCGTCAAGTAAAACTAAAGAAGCTTTTGTTACTGAATTTAAAATCTCTTGAATATTTTTCAAATGTGCTGAGAATGATGATAACGATTGTTCTATACTTTGCTCATCACCAATATCAGCAAATACTCCGTTAAAGAATCCAATACTTGTTTTTTCATCTGCAGGAATTGGAATTCCCGCTAAAGTCATAAGTGTTAATAGTCCAGCTGTTTTTAAAGCAACTGTTTTTCCTCCAGTATTAGGACCTGTTATCAATAAAGTATTATAATCTTTTCCTATTTCAAAAGTTAGTGGAACTACAATTGATTCTCCTATAAAAGGGTGTCTTGCCTTCACTAGAGATAACATCTCTTTATTATTTATTTCTGGAATCGAGCATTTTTTTTCAATACCATATTGAGATTTTCCATTCAATATATCTAAATATATAATTGAAGTTCCAATTTCATTTATAATAGATGTATTAAGTCTAACTTGATCCGTTAATCTTAATAAGATTTTTCTTATCTCTTCTCTTTCTCTAACTTCTAATTCTCTCATTTTATTATTTAATGAAACTATCGATATTGGCTCGATAAATACAGTTGAACCACTTGATGATCTATCGTGCTCTATTCCTTTTATAAGTCCTTTAAAATCTGTTTTGATAGGAATTACACTTCTACCATCTCTTGTTGTTATAATCTTCTCTTGAATAGCTTTTGAGTAATTTGGATTAGAAAATATTTCTTCAAATTTTCTTTTTATATTTGCTACCATATTCTTTTTTTGAGTTCTCAGTTCTCTTAAATCAATTGAGGCATCATCTTTTATATTTTTATCAGGATCGATCGCTTTATTAATTAAATCTTCAAAATTTTTAAGTGTTGGTACACTCATAAACTTATTTCTTAAATCTTTATATTTTTCTAAAGTTTCTAACCTACCTTTAAAAATTCTAAAAATTCTAAGATTTATATTTAAAGCCCATAAATCTTCTGGTTCTAAATACATTCCTACAAGTTGAGCTTTTCTTGTTATATTAGATATATCTTTCATTCCATTTGGTTCAAATCCACCATCAAATTTTAAAAAATCCATAAAATCTTTTATAATATCTAATTCTTTTCTTAAAGAATTTATATCTTTAAAAGGTTCTAACTCTAATATTTTCTCTTGATTTTCTTCAATTGTTACATAATGCGATAATTCTTCTCTTAATTTATTGAATTCTAATACCTTATAGCTATGAATATTCATTTTCCATATCACCTTTTCTATATATATTTTACCCAGTTATTATATCATATTTAATGTTTTTTATAAACTATTCCAAATAATTTAAAAAATACCTTGATATTTTCTTTCGATAATGGTATAATTATTTGCATGTTTATAACGAAAGCGAGGTGTAACAGAATGCAAAGATGTGAAATTACTGGTAAGGGAATTACTTTCGGAAATCAAATTTCTCACTCTCACAGAGTAACAGGAAGAATTTGGAAACCAAACTTACAAACAACTAAGATTGTTATCAACGGTGTTACTGTTAAAGTTAAAGTTTGTACAAAAACTTTAAAGACTTTAAAATCTGCTAACGAAGTTGAAGTTATGCAAATTCTTAAAGCTAACGCTAATACTTTAAGTGCTAGACTTAGAAAAGTATTAAGCAAGTAATGCTTATAAAAAAAGACAGCTTTAAATAAAAAAGCCTGTCTTTTTTTTATTTTTGTAACTTTTACAAAAAAAGAAAAAGAGATCGAAGATAAATCCCCGACCTCATTATTTTTACTTCTCTACTCTTGTGTATGGAATAAGAGCGATGTTTCTAGCTCTCTTAACAGCTTTAGCTATCTTTCTTTGTAACTTAGCGTTAGCTCCAGTTACTCTAGAAGGATTGATTCTTCCTTTATCAGAAACGAATCTCTTTAATAAATCAACATTTTTGTAATCGATTTCCTCAGCTTTAACTCTTAATTTTGCTCTTCTTCTTCTGAATTCTGCCATTCTAATAACCTCCTTATTTGAGAATAAACGTTTTCTTTAGTTTTAATTAGTCGTTCTTAACTACGATGTATCTCATAACTTCTTCAGTTATGTTAAGCTTTGACTCAACCTCAGTTAACTTAGTACCGTCCATCTCTAAAGTAGTTAGTACGTAGAATCCTGTTTTCTTCTTATCGATTGGATAAGCAAGCTTTCTCTCTCCCCACTTCTCAGATTTAAGGATAGTTGCTCCAGCTACAGTTAAA
Above is a window of Candidatus Cetobacterium colombiensis DNA encoding:
- the rpmB gene encoding 50S ribosomal protein L28, which codes for MQRCEITGKGITFGNQISHSHRVTGRIWKPNLQTTKIVINGVTVKVKVCTKTLKTLKSANEVEVMQILKANANTLSARLRKVLSK
- the ispD gene encoding 2-C-methyl-D-erythritol 4-phosphate cytidylyltransferase encodes the protein MYSGNSKITLIVAAAGVGKRMNLGYPKQFLEINGKPLFLNVLETAEKSRYIEEVIVVTGNESVEFVKELCKINNLLKVSKVVKGGEERQYSIENALEYCEDNSIIGVQDGVRPFLKEKYFSEALNILDENIYIDGVVVGVPLKDTIKRINSMGEVIETPKRDEFIAVHTPQIFRGKILKEAYKKARLEKFLGTDDSSLVERIGGRVKVIIGDYDNIKVTTIEDLKFL
- a CDS encoding nitrilase-related carbon-nitrogen hydrolase, with the protein product MKVFLAQTKPILGDTKKNLERIIQIVEEEILKKTDIVVFPELSLTGYLLEEMVYDVAINEVPKELLELSKKISIIFGAVELGEDLYHYNTAFYLEGGELKHKHRKVYLPTYGLFDEGRYFKEGESVRAFDTKFGKVGMLICEDIFHQSNSYILAQDGAQVIFTITNSPTRMTSKGLEIENLWESICKATAVSNACFVVMVNRVGVEDGVNFWGGSFAVSPSGDIIKKLEQFRNDGQEVLIEKKEIVKVRFASGSCKNEKIDLVLNELHRIKKSR
- a CDS encoding Mini-ribonuclease 3 — its product is MVNLNVREANGLVLAYLGDSVWELSIRTYFINKGYNIKNLNKLVKEHVNAQAQSRYLKNIINELDEDKMTLVNRAKNSNIKTFPKSCSIMEYKDATAFEALIGALYVEGKIDEINKIVEINLG
- a CDS encoding ATPase gives rise to the protein MFKDLNSNKKAIEFLQKELRFNREAGTYLFYGVDRELLKKFAKSFAKSLNCNNYEDDFCDICESCIRIESETHGDLEILDDITGIKIEKIRELAYKDSTTSYEGKRKVYIIRDVEKLRKESANALLKLIEEPNKGSFFILTSTGLNVLPTIKSRSILLNILQETPKEIGVSQEEYDFFLGKSKEIEEYKKNLELDLKEGSSFERIGYNIKTWLETNEFQYKVEIYKSIRDFLNTKEYLTLIDKLYFVEEILGSTSDREFIKEIINYTISLVGTRNKNLEKLLEIKNMGRSSINLKNLLITFYTNI
- the rpsF gene encoding 30S ribosomal protein S6 translates to MKKYELMFIINPTILEEGREAVITKVNNILTVAGATILKSEKWGERKLAYPIDKKKTGFYVLTTLEMDGTKLTEVESKLNITEEVMRYIVVKND
- a CDS encoding endonuclease MutS2, with product MNIHSYKVLEFNKLREELSHYVTIEENQEKILELEPFKDINSLRKELDIIKDFMDFLKFDGGFEPNGMKDISNITRKAQLVGMYLEPEDLWALNINLRIFRIFKGRLETLEKYKDLRNKFMSVPTLKNFEDLINKAIDPDKNIKDDASIDLRELRTQKKNMVANIKRKFEEIFSNPNYSKAIQEKIITTRDGRSVIPIKTDFKGLIKGIEHDRSSSGSTVFIEPISIVSLNNKMRELEVREREEIRKILLRLTDQVRLNTSIINEIGTSIIYLDILNGKSQYGIEKKCSIPEINNKEMLSLVKARHPFIGESIVVPLTFEIGKDYNTLLITGPNTGGKTVALKTAGLLTLMTLAGIPIPADEKTSIGFFNGVFADIGDEQSIEQSLSSFSAHLKNIQEILNSVTKASLVLLDELGSGTDPMEGSAFAMAVIDYLKDRKCKSMITTHYSEVKAYGYNEVDIETASMEFNVETLSPTYRLLIGVPGESNALTIAKRLGVSDAIIERAKSYISDEDKKVEKMISNIKDKSIELESKQEEVEALKAQAQKDKEEYEEKLRVLEKEKNKILKEAYEKAELMMRDMQNKAAALVSKIQKEDKTKEDMKEVQKKLNMLRTSLQEEKTENVEIKPKVARKIDYKVGDRIFVNSLNQYAIVNKINLNKETLNIQAGILKLEVSMDDVKTVVEPKKKEYRPINAHSKTRVKNEVDLRGKLVDEGIYELETYMDRALMNGYTEIYVIHGKGTGALRTGIMEFLKTSRYVKSFRAGGHNEGGIGCTVVTLK
- the rpsR gene encoding 30S ribosomal protein S18, whose amino-acid sequence is MAEFRRRRAKLRVKAEEIDYKNVDLLKRFVSDKGRINPSRVTGANAKLQRKIAKAVKRARNIALIPYTRVEK
- the mreB gene encoding rod shape-determining protein, with translation MGFKLKLPGFSRSIGIDLGTANTLVYSKKHGKIILNEPSVVAVERESRKVLAVGNEAKDMLGKTPDSIVAVKPLSEGVIADYDITEAMIKYFIKKVFGKYSLFMPEVMICVPIDVTGVEKRAVLEATLSAGAKKAYLIEEARAAALGSGIDISAPEGNMIVDIGGGSTDVAVISLGGTVVSKTIRTAGNNFDMDIIKYIKKTHTLLIGDKTAESIKMQIGTAIPLTEEETMTIKGRDLITGLPKSVTVGSEEIREAIMDSLMEIVTCVKDVLEKTPPELAADIIDRGIVMAGGGSLIRNFPELISKHTSLNVRLAEAPLESVVKGAGMALDQISILRKIEKAER
- the cysS gene encoding cysteine--tRNA ligase, whose translation is MLKIYNTLKGELEIFKPLKEGEVSMYVCGPTVYNYIHIGNARPAIFFDTVRRYFEFRGYKVKYVQNFTDVDDKMIKKANEEGVTLQDIAKKYIDAYFEDTSKVNLKEEGMIRPKATEHIGEMIKIIKTLIEKGYAYESQGDVYFDINSYKKEYGELSGQSIDDLKSGARIDVSEIKKDPLDFALWKKAKDGEPYWNSPWGKGRPGWHIECSAMSNKYLGATFDIHGGGQDLIFPHHENEIAQSKCGTGGDFARYWIHNGYINIKGEKMSKSLGNFFLLREVLEQFEGRVVRFFILSSHYRKPIDFSDNELIQSKAGLERIENAVARGKEKLTSKPIEGGVDLTDLKVVLDSSKDKFVKCMDEDFNTAGGIGAVFELVKELNKALEEEKISKAGFEVIEDTVDYIRVVMEEVLGVLLKVEVQVGDMTTELIEFLLELRREARDNKDWAFSDKVRDRLLEMGIKIKDGKEKTTWSI